GACCAGCCGCAGCGGCTGATCAGCTCCGCGTCGCACCTGCTGTCGCAACTCACCCAGTTCGCCGGCGTCGTGGTGGCGCCGCGCAAGGAAGCGGTGCGGATCCGACAGATCGAATTCATCCGCCTGTCCGAATCGCGCATCCTGCTGATCATCGTCACCGCGGCCGGGGACGTGCAGAACCGCATCCTACTCACCAAGCGGGCGTATTCCGCGGTCGAACTGAGCAATGCCGCGCAGCACCTGAATGAACATTTCGCCGGGCTGTCCTTCGACGAGATTCGCACCCGCGTCCAGGACGAGCTGAAGCAGCTCCACAGCGACATGAGCGAGCTGATGACCGCGACGGTCGAAGCCGGCACCGAAGCGGCGGCCGAAACCGGCAACAACTACGTCATCTCGGGCGAAACCAACCTGCTCGAAGTCGAAGACCTGTCGTCCAACATGTCGCGCCTGCGCGAACTCTTCAAACTGTTCGAGCAGAAAACCGGACTGATGCAGCTGCTGGACCTCTCCAACCGCGCCCAGGGCGTGCAGATCTTCATCGGCGGTGAGTCCGGACTCGCGCCGCTCGACGGCTGCAGCGTCATCACCTCCAGTTATGAAGTGGACGGCGAGGTCGTCGGCTCGGTCGGCGTCATCGGCCCCACGCGCATGGCGTACGACAGAGTCATCCCGATCGTCGACATCACCGCGCGCCTGCTGTCGAACGCGCTGTCGTCCAATCACTGAATCGCTGCCCGCGCCGCGGGCCGACAACCCAATCCCGGAAGATCCCATGGCCCGATTCTGGACCGAAGCCCCGCATCGCCACGGCAGCACCGCGCGCACCGGCATCCTGCTGGTCAACCTTGGCACCCCGGTTGCGCCAACGGCGGCTGCGCTGCGCCCCTACCTGCGGCAGTTCCTGTCCGACCCGCGGGTGGTGGAAATCCCGCGCGCGGTGTGGCTGCCGCTTTTGAATGGGGTGATTCTCAACACCCGCCCGAGAAAATCCGCCGCCAAGTACGCCAGCATCTGGACCGACGAAGGGTCGCCGCTGGCGGTTCATACCCGCCGCCAGGCCGAACTGATCGCGGCGCGCTTCGCCAGCCGCGACGATGTACGGGTGGACTGGGCGATGCGCTACGGCGCGCCTGCGGTGGCCGACAAGCTGGGCGCGCTGCGGGCAGCGGGCTGCACCCGGATCCTCGTCGTTCCGATGTATCCCCAATACGCCGCGAGCACCACCGCCAGCGTCATGGATGAAGTGGCGCGCTGCCTGCAGCACTGGCGCAACCTGCCCGAGTTGCGCTTCGTGCGCAGCTTTCATGACGACCCCGGCTACATCGGCGCGCTCGCGGCCAGCGTCCGCGAGCACTGGACGCAGCACGGCCAGCCCGACCGTCTGTTGATGAGCTTTCACGGGCTGCCGCGCTATACCCTTGAAAGGGGTGACCCCTACCACTGCGAGTGCCACCGCACCGCCCGCCTGCTGGCCGAGTCCCTTGGGCTGGCGCCGGAACGCGTCATCGTGAGCTTCCAGTCCCGCTTTGGCCGCACCCGCTGGCTGGAACCCTACACCCAGCCCACGCTCGAAGCCCTCGCGCGCGACGGCGTCGGCCGCGTCGATGTGATGTGCCCGGGTTTCGTCGCAGACTGCCTGGAAACCCTGGAGGAGATCGCCATGGAATGCCGCGCCGCATTTCTCGGTGCCGGAGGGCGCGAGTTCCACTACATCCCGTGCCTGAATGAACGGCCGGACTGGATCGACGCGCTGGAACGGCGCGTGCGGAGCGAGGCCGGCAACTGGCTGACCGCCACGCCGCCCACCGACGCCGAGCGCGAAGCCGCGCGCGGCCGCGCGTTGGCCCTGGGAGCGGCTGACTGATGCGGCTGATCCTGCGCTGGATACTCAACGCCGTCGCCCTGCTGCTGTTGCCGGAGCTGATCTCCGGCCTGCGGGTGGATAGCTATGCGGCCGCGCTCGTCGCCGCGCTGCTGCTCGGCCTGGTCAACGCGATGATCCGTCCGCTGCTGATCCTGATCACGCTGCCGATTACCGTGCTTACCCTTGGCATCTTCGCGCTGATCATCAACGCCTTGCTGTTCTGGGGCGTGTCCGGCCTGGTCGGCGGCGTCCATGTGGCCGATTTCTGGACGGCCTTCTGGGGCGCGCTGCTCTACAGCGTATTCACGTGGCTGGTGAACATCGCCATCGGCGATGCCGAAGGCCGCCGGCGCTAAATTTTTGCCGCTGCCGGCCGTTAATGGCTTCGGGACCTTGCAACCGGAGCACCGGCCATGAGAATCGCATCCTCCGCGATCGAGCTTCAATCGAGCCATAGCGAATCGCGCCAGCTCGCGGTATCCGAACGACTCGAGATGTGGTCGGGTGATCGTCGCGGCACCGCCGGCGCGGGCTCGCCGCGCGCACAGGTCAGCCTCTCGGATGAGGCGAGAGCGGCCGCGCGGGCAGAGCCGACCGCCGCCGACAGCGCCGAAACCGAGGATCCGCGCCTGTCGGTGCTGGTGAGGATGATCGAATTCCTGACCGGCAAGCCAGTAAAGCTGATGGGCCTCGACGATCTCCGCGATCCGGCGGCCGGCACGGGCACCGGTGGCTCCGGCGCATCCTCGGCGAGTGCGGGCTTCGGCCTCGAATGGGACTATCAGGCCCGCTACAGCGAGGAAGAGCACACCACCTTTTCCGCCGCCGGCAGCGTGCGCACCGCCGACGGCCGCGAAATCACGTTTTCGCTCGATTTCGCGCTTCACCGCGCGTATAGCGAAGAGGTGTCGCAACAACTGCGTCTGGGCACGGCCGCGCTGAAGGACCCCCTGGTGCTCGACTTTGCCGGATCCGCGAGCACGCTGTCCGACGTCCGTTTCAGCTTCGACCTGGATGCGGACGGCAACAAGGAGGCGCTCCCGTTGCTTGGCGGCAGCGGCTATCTCGCCTTCGATCGTAACGCCAACGGTCGCATCGACGACGGCAGCGAACTGTTCGGGCCCACCAGCGGCAACGGTTTCGCCGAACTCGCCGCACTCGACAGCGATCGCAACGGCTGGCTGGACGAGGCCGACGCCGATTTCGCCCGACTCGCCGTGTGGAAGCCGGATGCAAACGGCAAAGGCACCCTGACCAGCCTTGCCAATGCAGGTGTCGGCGCACTCTACCTCGCGAACGTCGCAACGCCGTTCAGCTACAAGGACGCGGCCAACAACACCCAGGGCGTGATGCGGGCGAGCAGCATCTACCTGCGCGAGGACGGCAGCGCGGGTAGCATCAGCCAGATCGATCTCAGCGTTTAAGGACGGGGCCCGTCGCGACCCACAGGGTGCGAACCTAATCGTCGAGCAGTTGCAGATCCAGGCCACCGGTGGCGGTGTAGTCGCCTCGCGTGGCCGGCTCCTTGCCCTGCGCCACGGCCTGGGCAAGCGTGGCGTAACGACGGATGAGCACCGTCGTCACCTCCTTGCGGAAGTGCGCCTGCACCTCCTCGGTGGCCAGTGCGAGCGCGGCGGGATTGATTTCGAGATACACGATGGGGGTCAAGGTCACCACCGTGATCTTGCGCGCATGCTCCCGTGCGTCGAGCCAGCCGTCCTCGCCGAACACCTCCCCCGCTTCCAGATCGAACACCTTGCGCCCCTGCGCGGAAAGCTCGATCCGCCCTTCGACCAGCAGGCCGAAGCGCTGGTCGGGATCGCGCTCGCGCATCAAGGTGACATGCTCGTCGGCCTTGCGCCATGCGCACAGCCGTAGCACCTCCCACAATTCGATGTCGTCGAACTCGGTGAAGAACACCAGTTTGCGCAGTGCCTTGAAGCGACTGGTATCGGCCGGCACCAGCGAGTCATCGACGATCTTGTACCGGACCGCCGCCAGATCCTTGGCGAACTCGGCACCGTTCTTGTAGCGCGAATAGAGATCCTTCTCGAGCGCCTTCCGGATCACCGCGTCCATCTGCTCCGGAACATCCGGATTGAGCTGCGAGACGGAAGGGGGATCCGCATTGATGATCTTGTAGACCAGTTGCGCCGGGTTGGCCGCGCGGAACGGCAGGCGGCCGGTGAGCAGGTGAAAGAGCACCACCCCGAGCGAGTACAGATCGGTCTTCTGGTTGAGGGGGTAGCCCTTGATCTGCTCCGGGCTCATGTAGGCGGGCGAACCAACCCCCATGATGAAGGTGGAATCGGTTTCGACCTTCTTGCCAATATTGAGCGCGAGACCGAAGTCGGTGATCTTCACGTTGTCGTGCTCATCCACAAGGATGTTGGCGGGCTTGATGTCGCGATGCACGATGCCCTGGCGGAACGCGTAGTCCAGCGCCATGCAGCACTTGAACACGATCCCGATGGTGCGATGAAGCGGCAACAGGCGCTCGAAGCTCGCGTAACGCTCCAGCGACTCGCCCGGGAAGTACTCCATCACCACATAGGCCTCGTCCGCCTCGATCACGGCATCGAAAATGCGGATGATGTTGGGATGATCCAGGCGGCTCGCCACCGCCTTCTCGGCCTTCAGCAGCTTCAGCAGACGGCGGTTCCACTTCGCCTCATCCTTCACCTTGTCGTCGAAGCGGATGTACTTCACCGCGACGGGTTCCGGATAATGCGGGTTCTCGGCAAGGTAAACGGTGGCCGTGGCGCCGCGCCCGATTTCGCGCACCACCTTGTATTTGCCGATCTTTTCGGGGACTTGGGGCATGGAATCCGAACGGCGCCAACCGCTTTCGCTGTGCTTTGCCAAGGCATTCTGACATGAACGCCGTGAACTGCGTTACGGCATTGTCACAAGATTAATACTATGTTGTTCGGTTGCCCGCGTACCAACAACAACGCATCCGACCTGCCCGCACGGCGTGACGACGACCCCTGCCGGCGCGACGAACACCTGGAGCCACAAGCGTGAGCAACACAGTCGATCTCCTCATCTTCGCGCGCTGGATCATCCCGATCGAGCCGGCCGCCACGGTTCTAGAAAACCACGCGCTCGCGGTGCGCGACGGACGCATCATCGCGCTGCTACCGAGCACCGAGGCGCGCGCGCAGTACACCGCCACCCGCGAGTTCCTGCTGGACCACCACGTCCTGCTGCCCGGGCTGGTCAATGCCCACACCCATGCTGCGATGAATCTGATGCGCGGCATCGCTGACGACCTGCCGCTGATGCGATGGCTGCAGGAGGCGATCTGGCCGGTGGAAGGACAGCACGTCAGCGCCGAATTCGTGCGCGACGGCACACTGCTTGCGATCGCCGAAATGCTGCGAGGCGGCATCACGACCTTCAACGACATGTACTTCCATCCCGAGGCCGCGGCCGAAGCCGCCGACATGCTGGGGATGCGCGCGCTACTGGGGCTCGTCGTCATCGACGCGCCGACTCCCTACGCCAGTGACGCCGATGATTACCTCGCCAAGGGGCTCGCGGTAAGGGACCGCTGGCGCAGCCACCCGCGGATCGGCTTCGCCCTGGCGCCCCACGCGCCCTACACCGTGTCCGACCGCAGCTTCGAACGCATTGCCAGCTTTGCCGGCGAACTCGACCTCCCGGTCCACATCCACCTGCACGAAAGCGCGGACGAGATCCGGGGCTCGCTCGCCGAACATCAGTTGCGCCCGATTTCACGTCTCGCGCACCTCGGCCTTCTCGGCGAGAACCTGCTCGGCATCCATGCCGTGCATCTCGACGACAGCGACATCGACCTCCTTGCCCGTCACCGTTGCGCGATCGCGCACTGCCCCACATCGAACATGAAGTTGGCCAGCGGCATCGCCCCGATCGCGCGCGCCGCGTCGGCTGGCATCACCGTTGCCTTGGGAACGGACGGCGCAGCCAGCAACAACCGGCTCGACATCCTGCAGGAAATGCGCCACGCAGCCCTGCTGGCGAAGGTCTCCACCGGCGACGCGAGCGCACTGCCCGCTCACCAGGTGCTGCGCATGGCGACGCTGGACGGCGCATGCGCACTCGGGCTCGACGAGCGCATCGGCTCCCTCGAGGTGGGCAAGCAGGCCGACCTGTGCGCGATCGACCTGTCGTCGATCGCGACCCAACCCTGCTTCGACCCCGCCTCGCACGTGGTCTATGCTGCCGGCCGCGAGCACGTCTCCCACGTCTGGATTGACGGCGAAACCCGCGTGGATCAAGGCATTGCGCTGTTGCAAATAAGCGACAGAGAATTGCTCAGGCTCGCAGCGCTGTGGCAAACTAAACTCGTTAATTGAACTGGATAATTCAGCTAATCCGGCTCGATCCGACAAGAATTCGGCTATGTTGAGGCTGTATTCCTGCTTTAATTCGAAAGCAGCGGCGCTTTCAGTCTTTGCCCTTCAATGAGGAAACCATGATCAAACACACCAAGAAACAGATGCTCATGCTGGCCGCGATCGCCTCGATCGGCTTGTCCGCTTCCGCCGCCTTCGCCCAAGCGAAGGACGTGGTCGTCGATGGCAAGGGCGAAGTTCCGTACGTGATCGACGCCCGCAACGCGGTTGCCCGCAGCGGCACCGGCCTGTGCTGGCGCACTGGCTACTGGAGCCCGGCCGCCGCCTCCACCGCCATGGCCGGTGAGTTCCCCGCCGGTTGCGAATGCGACGGCGACATCGTTCCGAAGGAAAAGTGTACCGCCGCCACCGCGGCTGCTCCGGCTGCCCCCGCTCCCGCTGGCGGCCCGGCTCCGCTGGCCGACAAGATCAAGCTGTCCGCCGACACCCTGTTCGACTTCGACAAGGCCGTGCTGAAGCCGGAAGGCCGCACCAAGCTGGACGACCTGGCCGCCAAGGCCAAGGGCATCAAGCTTGAAGTCATCCTGGCCGTCGGCCACACCGACCGTCTGGGTTCCGACTCCTACAACCAGAAGCTGTCCGAGCGCCGCGCTGCCGCCGTGAAGACCTACCTGGTCAGCAAGGGTGTCGAAGCCAACCGCGTCTACACCGAAGGCAAGGGCGAAAAGCAGCCCGTGACCGGCAACAAGTGCGACTCCGTCAAGAACCGCAAGGCGCTGATCGAGTGCCTGCAGCCGGACCGCCGCGTTGAAGTTGAAGTGATCGGCTCCAAGTAATACGCCGCATCGCAATGAAAGCCCTGCTCCGGCAGGGCTTTTTCATTTTGTGCGAACCCTGCCGCCGGTTCCCGGCTGCACCTCCCTGCCCTGCGAGGCCACCGAATGAATACCAACGCCGACCCCGCCGAAGTCCAGAAATTCAGCGACCTCGCCCACCGCTGGTGGGACCCTGCGTCCGAATTCAAGCCCCTGCACGAGATCAATCCGTTACGCCTCGACTGGATCGACGGCCACTGCGGCCTAGCTGGCAAGAAGGTGCTCGACGTCGGTTGCGGCGGCGGCCTGCTGTCCGAAGGCATGGCGCAGCGGGGCGCCGAGGTGTCCGGCATCGATCTGTCGGAAAAAGCGCTCGGCGTCGCCCGGCTGCACCTGTACGAAAGCGGACTTCAGGTCGATTACCAGCTGACCAGCGCGGAAGCACACGCGGCCACTCATCCGGCACAGTTCGATGTGGTGACCTGCATGGAGATGCTGGAGCACGTGCCCAACCCCGAAAGCACGGTGCACGCCTGCGCGCAGATGGCAAAGCCCGGCGGCGCGGTGTTCTTCTCCACGCTCAACCGCAATTTCAAAGCGTATCTGTTCGCGGTGGTCGGCGCTGAATACCTGCTGAACCTGCTGCCACGCGGCACGCACGACTACGCCAAGTTCATCAAACCGTCCGAACTCTCGCGGTACTGCCGCAACGCCGGCCTGGAGCTCGTCTCCCTGTCTGGCATGACCTACAACCCGATCACCAAGGTCTATGCCCTGAGCCGCGACACCGATGTGAATTACATGGTGCACGCACGCAAGCTCGGGTAAGACCGGCGGAAAGTTGGGCGGGAAGCGGCTCTGCTCCTGCCCCTCGGAGGCGGGATCGGACACGGCCATCCCGCCGCCCCGGAACATGGCCTGTCCTGATGGCCGCCTGCGGCGTGATTTCGCCGTGCCGAGAAGCGACAGCGCCGGGAAATAAAAAAGCCGATCGACATTATCGATCGGCTTTTTTTGTCGAGAACCTAAATCAGGTCCTCGAGGTGTTGGTTGCGGGGGCAGGATTTGAACCTGCGACCTTCGGGTTATGAGCCCGACGAGCTGCCAGACTGCTCCACCCCGCGTCGGAGAAGGCATAACTATATACAGTCGATCATTGCCCGTCAAGGTTTTTATCAAGAATTCTTCAATATGCGGCCGCTTGGCAGTTCAGCCGTGTTCCTGACCGCCTGCTGTGCCGCGCGCCCCTGCCCTACTCCTGGGCGGATCCGGGGCGTTCGTCCGTCACCCATATGGGCGCGGCGAGTTGCGACCACTCGCGGCGATAGCGCGCCGCGAGCGCTTCTGCCTCCTTTGCCAGGATGGTCGTGTCGGCCCCGAGACACGTGTTCAGCGCGTCCGCCAGCCCCGCCACTCCGGACTCCGCTGGCCCCGCCGTCGAGGGCCAGGTCTCGAGATAGGCGTGGGTCTTTGCGCCCTGCTCCGCGGCGGCGCTACTTCGTAAGGTCAGTGCCGGACGGCCGAAGGCCAAGGCGACGATGCGCCCGTGCAGGCTGCTTCCACAGTAGCCGGCCGCGCCCGCCAGCAACGCACACAGGTCGAGCACATGCAGCGAAGCGAAAACGCGCACCGGGGTACGCATGCGTGCCGCCAGTCGCGTCAACGTGAAGAAGTCGTCGTGCCATGGCGCGGCCCCCGCTCTGAACAGCACCGTGGCCTGCCCGGTTGTCAGCGCGACGCGGTCGAGTTCGCCGGCAAGACGCGCCAAACTGGCATCGTCCTCAAAACCCGGACCCAACTGCACGGCCACATAACCACGCGGAAACAGGCGGCGGATCAACGCGGGCTCGCCCCTTGCCGCACGGCGGACGACAGCGTCACCCAGAATCGAGGCGGTCATCACCGCCGGATCGGGCAGCAGCACGGCCCCGATGCCCCAGGCCGCGAGGGTGGCCTGCGTATGGCGGTCTCGCACGCCCACCGCCGCGGCATCCCTCAGCGCCGCGCGCACCGTATCGCGGAATGGTGCCGGGCGCGCCGCAAGCCCCACGCCCCCGACCGCGTTGTGGATGATCGTCGTCCCGGCCGGCACGCGTCCGCCCGCCACCGCATAAGGCGCCAGCGCAGTGGAGCCGGTTTGCTCGGCAGCCCAGTCGGCGGCGGCTGCAGGCAAACCCTGGAAGCGCGCGATGGCCTGACCGGCACCGTCCCGCGTCTGCAGCATCACCGCGGCCTGCCATGCATCGCAGTCCAGCAATTCACCGCCGGCATGCACCAGCACCGGCGGCGGACCCTCCCAGTTCGCGGTTAGCTGCCCCAGGGCGTAAACCCGGTGTCCGCCCCAGCGCCGCAGGTCGCGGGCGGCGAGGCCCGCCGGGATGCAACGGCGCCCCGGTAGCAGCGCGGCCACGAGGTGCGGAAACAGCAGATCGCCAAGGTTATGCCGATCGAAGGAGCCGAACAGGATGACGGGCGTCGCGGCGTGCAGGCGATCCCTGCTGGCGGAGGAGGCGGGGACCATGGAAACAGTGTGGCGAGCAGACCATCGCCCGGCAACGCCAGCCATGTCGCCACAGGGCGCGATAGGGAAAGGAATCCCGCCGCATCGGCATGCGCCGCAGGAATGCAACGCTTCTTGCAAGCGGGGTATTTCCTGCTACCACTTAACTAACCCATCGCCGGTCCCGAGAAGGTGCGCCGAACATCGGCCACCCCGCCCAACCCCCTGCCGGCAGAGAGATTCGCCGGGCCGCGGCAGTCGGCCGGTATCGCCGCTGCATGCGTGATTTCGCCTTCGTCATGCCCTCTCGTCATCGAGGCGTCCGATCGCGTGCCGCGCCCCGGTTGCCGTTTCGCCACCTGCAGGAGGAACGCGCCATGGCGACACGCCCCTTGCTCGCTGCCCTGTCGATCATCCTCGTCGTGCTCGCGGCACTGCCGCTTGTCGCGCAGACGCCGCCTCCCGGCAGCGGCACGCCGGCGGCCGATCCGGCACCTCCGCAAACGCCTGCCGCGAACGCGGTGCACGAACAGGACAAGCCCTATTTCGAAGCCTGCGCGCGCGAAGGACTGACCGCCTCGCAGTGCGCCGGACGCCTGATCTGGTTCAAGGCCACCGCAGGCAACGAACGCTTTCACACCTACGTGTTCCAGCAGCGCGTGGGCGTGCTCATCGACTGGTTCCGCGTGCTGCGCGCCGATCAGCGCGACGACCGCTTCCGCGCCTGGGGCATCATCAACGACCCCGCCTGCTGCGTGCCGGGCAGCGCCAACTGCCCGGCGCAGAGCCTCGACGAAACCTACGGCCTCGACTGGTGCCCGGGCGACGAGGAACTGCTGCGCTACGTCGGCCGCGAAGGCTACCGCGACCCTGCCTGCGATTTCGTCGACGCGCCGATGGCCGAAGGCGACCCGCACGGCCCCGCCGACCAGCGCCAATCCGCCTGTGACCTGCGCTTCGGCACCTCCACCGGCGCGCTTGGCATCCGCAAGTTTCCCAACCCGCGGTTCGACAAGGCCGCCTGGCAGCAGCTCAACGGCAGGCTAGGCACATGGGGCGGCTACAACCGCCGCATCCCGGCCGCAGGCGGCGCGGCAGAACCGGAACGCTCGCGGCTGATGGACGGCGCGGTGGAACCGCCCTTCCTGATCGGCACCTCCTGCGGCTCCTGCCACATTGCGTTCGACCCGCTCAACCCGCCAACCGACCCGGCCCACCCGCAGTGGGAGAACATCAAGGGCCTGATCGGCAACCAATACACCCGCATCTCCGAGATCATGGTCTCCGGCATGGCCAGCAACACGCTGGAATGGCAGATGTTCGCCCACGCCCGGCCCGGCACCAGCGACACATCGGCGATTCCCACCGACCAGGTGAACAACCCCGGCACCATCAACGCGCTGATCAACATCCCGCAGCGGCCGGTGTTCGCCAACGAGGCGGTGCTGAAATGGCGCAAGGTGAATAGCTGTGGCGAAGGCGGTGGCAATGCCAACGGCGGCGCCGACGAAACCCGCTGCTGGTGCGAACCCGGCCGCAACGGCAAGTGCTGGAAGAAGTCGATGCAGCAGGACACCGTGCATCACATCCTCAAGGGCGGCGAGGACTCCATTGGCGCGCTCGAAGCCATCCAGCGCGTGTATTTCAACATCGGCTCGTGTTCCGAACAGTGCTGGGTCAATCACCTCAGCGACCTGCGCCAGCTCGACCCGCAGCAGCGCGGCTTCGGCCAGACCCCGTTCGACATCGGTCAGTGCCGGCGCGACTGCCCCAACTTCCGCGCCATCGAGGACCGCCTCGGCAACCTCCTCGACTTCTTCATGTCTGCCGAGGCCGCCGCCACCGACCTGCGCGCAGCGCGCGAGAACGTGCTGCGCATGCGCTCGCCCGGGGCGCGCTACACCGAGCAGGACCTGATCGCCGACCTCGAGCGCGAATTCGGCCCCAACGCCGTCGCGCGCGGCCGCGACGTGTTCGCCAATACCTGCGCCCGCTGCCACTCCAGCCAGCCGGAGGCTGCCGCTGGCCAGTTCGCTGCGCTCGACTTCCACAAGCTGGATCTCAAGAGTGGCCTGCGTCAGGACTGGCTGGGCAACGACAAACCGACACCCGCGAGCGAGGTCGGCACCTTCCGCTGCCGCGCGCTGCATTCCAACCACATGGCCGGCCACGTCTGGCAGGAATACGGCTCGGAAACCCTGCGCGCGCAGCCGCCGGACCCCAACATCAAGGAGCCCGGCGACGGCGGCCGCGGCCACTACCGCAACATCTCGCTGCTCAACCTGTGGGCCCACGCGCCCTTCATGCACAACAACGCAATCGGCCCCGAGCTGTGCGGCAAGCCGCAGCACGCGGAGAACGACTTCTACGCGCAGCGTCCGCGCTATGTGGATGGCAGCCTGGTGAAGCTGCTGC
Above is a window of Azoarcus olearius DNA encoding:
- the hrcA gene encoding heat-inducible transcriptional repressor HrcA; protein product: MNPLDARSQILLKTLIERYIADGQPVGSRALSRYSGLELSPATVRNVMSDLEEMGFIASPHTSAGRVPTALGYRFFVDALLTVHPMDRVRVEELQGQLLPDQPQRLISSASHLLSQLTQFAGVVVAPRKEAVRIRQIEFIRLSESRILLIIVTAAGDVQNRILLTKRAYSAVELSNAAQHLNEHFAGLSFDEIRTRVQDELKQLHSDMSELMTATVEAGTEAAAETGNNYVISGETNLLEVEDLSSNMSRLRELFKLFEQKTGLMQLLDLSNRAQGVQIFIGGESGLAPLDGCSVITSSYEVDGEVVGSVGVIGPTRMAYDRVIPIVDITARLLSNALSSNH
- the hemH gene encoding ferrochelatase, with the translated sequence MARFWTEAPHRHGSTARTGILLVNLGTPVAPTAAALRPYLRQFLSDPRVVEIPRAVWLPLLNGVILNTRPRKSAAKYASIWTDEGSPLAVHTRRQAELIAARFASRDDVRVDWAMRYGAPAVADKLGALRAAGCTRILVVPMYPQYAASTTASVMDEVARCLQHWRNLPELRFVRSFHDDPGYIGALAASVREHWTQHGQPDRLLMSFHGLPRYTLERGDPYHCECHRTARLLAESLGLAPERVIVSFQSRFGRTRWLEPYTQPTLEALARDGVGRVDVMCPGFVADCLETLEEIAMECRAAFLGAGGREFHYIPCLNERPDWIDALERRVRSEAGNWLTATPPTDAEREAARGRALALGAAD
- a CDS encoding phage holin family protein gives rise to the protein MRLILRWILNAVALLLLPELISGLRVDSYAAALVAALLLGLVNAMIRPLLILITLPITVLTLGIFALIINALLFWGVSGLVGGVHVADFWTAFWGALLYSVFTWLVNIAIGDAEGRRR
- a CDS encoding serine/threonine-protein kinase — protein: MPQVPEKIGKYKVVREIGRGATATVYLAENPHYPEPVAVKYIRFDDKVKDEAKWNRRLLKLLKAEKAVASRLDHPNIIRIFDAVIEADEAYVVMEYFPGESLERYASFERLLPLHRTIGIVFKCCMALDYAFRQGIVHRDIKPANILVDEHDNVKITDFGLALNIGKKVETDSTFIMGVGSPAYMSPEQIKGYPLNQKTDLYSLGVVLFHLLTGRLPFRAANPAQLVYKIINADPPSVSQLNPDVPEQMDAVIRKALEKDLYSRYKNGAEFAKDLAAVRYKIVDDSLVPADTSRFKALRKLVFFTEFDDIELWEVLRLCAWRKADEHVTLMRERDPDQRFGLLVEGRIELSAQGRKVFDLEAGEVFGEDGWLDAREHARKITVVTLTPIVYLEINPAALALATEEVQAHFRKEVTTVLIRRYATLAQAVAQGKEPATRGDYTATGGLDLQLLDD
- a CDS encoding TRZ/ATZ family hydrolase — its product is MSNTVDLLIFARWIIPIEPAATVLENHALAVRDGRIIALLPSTEARAQYTATREFLLDHHVLLPGLVNAHTHAAMNLMRGIADDLPLMRWLQEAIWPVEGQHVSAEFVRDGTLLAIAEMLRGGITTFNDMYFHPEAAAEAADMLGMRALLGLVVIDAPTPYASDADDYLAKGLAVRDRWRSHPRIGFALAPHAPYTVSDRSFERIASFAGELDLPVHIHLHESADEIRGSLAEHQLRPISRLAHLGLLGENLLGIHAVHLDDSDIDLLARHRCAIAHCPTSNMKLASGIAPIARAASAGITVALGTDGAASNNRLDILQEMRHAALLAKVSTGDASALPAHQVLRMATLDGACALGLDERIGSLEVGKQADLCAIDLSSIATQPCFDPASHVVYAAGREHVSHVWIDGETRVDQGIALLQISDRELLRLAALWQTKLVN
- a CDS encoding OmpA family protein; this translates as MIKHTKKQMLMLAAIASIGLSASAAFAQAKDVVVDGKGEVPYVIDARNAVARSGTGLCWRTGYWSPAAASTAMAGEFPAGCECDGDIVPKEKCTAATAAAPAAPAPAGGPAPLADKIKLSADTLFDFDKAVLKPEGRTKLDDLAAKAKGIKLEVILAVGHTDRLGSDSYNQKLSERRAAAVKTYLVSKGVEANRVYTEGKGEKQPVTGNKCDSVKNRKALIECLQPDRRVEVEVIGSK
- the ubiG gene encoding bifunctional 2-polyprenyl-6-hydroxyphenol methylase/3-demethylubiquinol 3-O-methyltransferase UbiG; its protein translation is MNTNADPAEVQKFSDLAHRWWDPASEFKPLHEINPLRLDWIDGHCGLAGKKVLDVGCGGGLLSEGMAQRGAEVSGIDLSEKALGVARLHLYESGLQVDYQLTSAEAHAATHPAQFDVVTCMEMLEHVPNPESTVHACAQMAKPGGAVFFSTLNRNFKAYLFAVVGAEYLLNLLPRGTHDYAKFIKPSELSRYCRNAGLELVSLSGMTYNPITKVYALSRDTDVNYMVHARKLG
- a CDS encoding polysaccharide pyruvyl transferase family protein; translation: MVPASSASRDRLHAATPVILFGSFDRHNLGDLLFPHLVAALLPGRRCIPAGLAARDLRRWGGHRVYALGQLTANWEGPPPVLVHAGGELLDCDAWQAAVMLQTRDGAGQAIARFQGLPAAAADWAAEQTGSTALAPYAVAGGRVPAGTTIIHNAVGGVGLAARPAPFRDTVRAALRDAAAVGVRDRHTQATLAAWGIGAVLLPDPAVMTASILGDAVVRRAARGEPALIRRLFPRGYVAVQLGPGFEDDASLARLAGELDRVALTTGQATVLFRAGAAPWHDDFFTLTRLAARMRTPVRVFASLHVLDLCALLAGAAGYCGSSLHGRIVALAFGRPALTLRSSAAAEQGAKTHAYLETWPSTAGPAESGVAGLADALNTCLGADTTILAKEAEALAARYRREWSQLAAPIWVTDERPGSAQE